One Rosa chinensis cultivar Old Blush chromosome 3, RchiOBHm-V2, whole genome shotgun sequence DNA window includes the following coding sequences:
- the LOC112193046 gene encoding cation/calcium exchanger 2, which yields MVEVLMKTLFVSIPLYRNYIIFLNLSFLLVASAILVIYSSHSSQILVLRIHSNNNEQGCDSFLGIGDYEEKCLYLKSENPCVSQGYIDYLYIFYCSFGSFPFLGYGFLLFWLLVLFYLLGNTASEYFCSSLESLSRLLQLSPTIAGVTLLSLGNGAPDVFSSFVSFMGSGGTNIDVGLNTVLGGASFISCVVVGIISISIRKRLVRVDKSDFVRDTSFYLLVIVCLILILIQKEIDVWAAMAFSSLYIVYVIGVYVSHTHRRNSGKTSESHSNLSNGSHDLTVPIMSSMERDGNEELSAAEEGALEHISAVEEVKKGCFQLPRPSDSCQMLIFILELPLYIPRRLTIPVVCEERWSKPYAVASVTLAPVLLSSLWNHQYANAAFETSLWIYLIGSIIGLVFGFVACLTTEKSSPPKKCLFPWLAAGFLMSVAWSYITAQELVALLVSIGYILGVSPSILGLTVLAWGNSLGDLITNLTMALNGGPDGAQIAFSACYAGPIFNTLFGLGLSFVGSSWSKYPSAVVIQGDPYLLETLGLLAGGLLWALVVLPRRDMTLDGVLGGGLLVIYTISMSLRLIQTLGGRSFQLQTVVA from the coding sequence ATGGTTGAGGTTCTGATGAAAACCTTATTTGTTTCCATACCTCTGTACAGAAACTATATCATtttcttgaatctctcttttctcttagtGGCTTCTGCTATCTTGGTTATATACAGTTCCCACTCTTCACAAATTCTAGTTCTACGCATTCACAGCAATAATAATGAGCAAGGCTGCGACAGTTTTCTTGGTATAGGTGACTACGAGGAAAAGTGCCTGTACCTTAAATCCGAAAACCCATGTGTCTCCCAAGGCTATATTGATTATCTTTACATCTTCTATTGCAGTTTTGGCAGTTTTCCCTTTTTGGGTTATGGCTTTTTGTTGTTCTGGCTTCTGGTTTTGTTCTATCTACTGGGTAATACAGCTTCTGAATACTTTTGCTCTTCACTTGAGAGTCTATCAAGGCTTTTGCAGTTGTCCCCTACAATTGCTGGGGTAACTCTTCTCTCCCTTGGCAATGGAGCCCCTGATGTCTTCTCCAGTTTTGTTTCATTTATGGGTAGTGGTGGGACGAACATTGATGTTGGTCTCAACACAGTTCTGGGAGGTGCCTCCTTTATATCCTGTGTTGTGGTTGGAATCATAAGCATTTCAATTCGCAAAAGGCTTGTTCGAGTTGACAAATCTGACTTCGTGCGAGACACCTCCTTCTACCTTTTGGTTATCGTGTGCTTGATTCTGATCTTGATTCAGAAAGAAATAGATGTGTGGGCTGCCATGGCTTTCTCTTCACTTTATATTGTTTATGTGATTGGGGTTTACGTATCACATACGCATAGGCGGAATTCTGGTAAAACAAGTGAATCACACAGTAATTTGAGCAACGGTAGTCATGACTTGACGGTACCAATCATGAGTAGCATGGAGAGGGATGGAAATGAAGAGCTTAGTGCTGCAGAGGAAGGAGCTTTAGAACACATTTCTGCCGTAGAAGAAGTCAAGAAAGGCTGCTTTCAACTCCCCCGACCATCAGATTCTTGTCAAATGTTGATCTTCATACTTGAGTTGCCTCTTTATATTCCTAGGAGattgacaattcctgtcgtttgtGAGGAGAGATGGTCTAAACCATATGCAGTTGCTTCTGTGACACTAGCACCAGTGCTGTTGTCATCCCTTTGGAACCATCAGTATGCAAACGCTGCCTTCGAGACTAGCCTTTGGATCTATTTGATTGGATCAATTATTGGACTAGTTTTCGGGTTTGTTGCATGTTTGACAACAGAGAAGTCAAGCCCACCAAAGAAATGCTTATTTCCTTGGCTTGCTGCTGGCTTCTTGATGAGTGTTGCTTGGAGTTACATTACAGCTCAGGAACTTGTGGCCTTGTTAGTCTCAATAGGGTACATATTAGGTGTTAGTCCTTCAATATTAGGACTAACAGTCCTTGCTTGGGGTAATTCACTTGGGGATTTGATAACCAATTTGACCATGGCTTTGAATGGAGGACCAGATGGAGCACAGATTGCCTTTTCTGCCTGTTATGCTGGTCCTATCTTCAACACTCTCTTTGGATTGGGGCTATCATTTGTTGGCTCTTCTTGGTCAAAATATCCTTCGGCTGTTGTCATTCAAGGAGATCCATACCTCTTGGAGACATTGGGTTTGTTGGCAGGAGGCTTGCTATGGGCACTTGTGGTGTTGCCAAGAAGGGATATGACCCTTGATGGGGTCTTGGGGGGCGGTCTTTTAGTTATATACACCATTTCTATGTCTTTGAGGTTAATTCAAACACTTGGGGGGCGGTCTTTCCAGCTACAAACAGTCGTAGCATGA